The following coding sequences lie in one Oceanicola sp. 502str15 genomic window:
- a CDS encoding TRAP transporter large permease, whose translation MTPVAAGFLGVSLLFGLLGLGMPIGFAMGLVGAFGFAMLLTFKAALIKVGVVAFDLSTNYAIGTVPLFLFMAHILFASGIGRDLYDFAARCLGHRRGGLAMATIGASAGFASVNASSLATTATMGLVALPEMRKHGYSNALAAGSVAAGGTIGSLIPPSGMFIIYGILTETSIGDMFAAGIVPGVLLALFYMAVIAIRCRINPAAGPAGPRFSWRERWDGLKRTGDVILLFFLVMGGIIWGWFTPTEAGAMGAFGALLIAGLRGRLGFSEVREAVYDTLKTTGMIFGILFGALVFNAFVTVTTIPHHVVGWVTGSGLPALAVLLLILLVYFFLGMILDASAMMTLTVPLFFPLIMGLDLWVVGEGAKAVFFGVLVVRMTEIALITPPVGMNVYVLSGVARDIPLSTMFRGTAAFVLADVVHVALLLALPALILWLPGL comes from the coding sequence ATGACCCCCGTTGCTGCCGGTTTCCTTGGCGTATCCCTGCTGTTCGGCCTGCTGGGTCTCGGTATGCCAATCGGCTTTGCCATGGGGCTGGTCGGCGCCTTCGGCTTTGCCATGCTGCTCACCTTCAAGGCCGCGCTCATCAAGGTGGGGGTGGTCGCCTTCGACCTGTCCACCAACTATGCCATCGGCACGGTGCCGCTGTTCCTGTTCATGGCGCATATCCTCTTTGCCAGCGGCATCGGGCGCGATCTCTACGATTTTGCCGCCCGCTGCCTGGGCCACCGTCGCGGCGGGCTGGCCATGGCCACCATCGGCGCCTCGGCGGGGTTTGCTTCGGTCAACGCCTCATCCCTCGCAACCACCGCCACCATGGGGCTGGTGGCGCTGCCGGAGATGCGCAAGCACGGTTATTCCAACGCCCTGGCGGCCGGGTCCGTGGCGGCGGGCGGCACGATCGGCTCGCTCATTCCACCCTCGGGCATGTTCATCATCTACGGCATCCTGACCGAAACCTCGATCGGCGACATGTTTGCCGCCGGCATCGTGCCCGGCGTGCTGCTCGCCCTCTTCTACATGGCCGTCATCGCCATTCGCTGCCGGATCAACCCGGCGGCAGGGCCGGCGGGGCCGCGGTTTTCATGGCGCGAGCGCTGGGACGGGCTGAAGCGCACGGGCGATGTGATCCTGCTGTTTTTCCTCGTCATGGGCGGGATCATCTGGGGCTGGTTCACCCCCACGGAGGCCGGGGCCATGGGCGCCTTCGGGGCGCTGTTGATCGCCGGATTGCGGGGGCGGCTCGGATTTTCGGAGGTGCGAGAGGCGGTCTACGACACGCTGAAGACCACCGGCATGATCTTTGGCATCCTCTTCGGGGCGCTGGTGTTCAATGCCTTTGTCACCGTCACCACCATTCCGCACCACGTGGTCGGCTGGGTGACGGGCTCAGGCCTGCCCGCTCTGGCGGTCCTGTTGCTGATCCTGCTGGTCTATTTCTTTCTCGGCATGATCCTCGATGCCTCCGCGATGATGACCCTGACCGTGCCGCTCTTCTTCCCGCTCATCATGGGGCTGGACCTCTGGGTGGTGGGCGAGGGGGCCAAGGCGGTGTTCTTCGGGGTGCTGGTGGTACGGATGACGGAGATCGCGCTGATCACGCCACCGGTGGGCATGAACGTCTATGTGCTCTCCGGGGTGGCCCGCGACATACCTCTGTCCACCATGTTCAGGGGCACGGCGGCCTTCGTTCTGGCCGATGTGGTGCATGTTGCCCTGCTGCTCGCGCTTCCGGCGCTTATCCTTTGGCTTCCGGGCCTCTGA
- a CDS encoding TRAP transporter small permease has translation MQVAERILGRIVAVAALIGVASLVALMALTVVTVTFRAISVAFPGTYVLAELLLIPAVAFSLTYAAWCGAHTRVELLTDRLPRRISGPLNGLMLAAGCGFWGFVAFSAYEDALKHGAQGEVTPLLDIPVAPFRWLMVVALGLLIVVLLFRALQAALGQEPTE, from the coding sequence ATGCAGGTAGCAGAACGCATCTTGGGTCGGATCGTTGCCGTGGCGGCGCTTATCGGTGTGGCCTCTCTGGTCGCGCTGATGGCGTTGACGGTGGTAACTGTCACGTTCCGGGCCATTTCGGTGGCCTTTCCGGGCACTTACGTTCTGGCCGAGCTGCTGTTGATCCCGGCTGTGGCCTTCTCGCTGACCTATGCCGCATGGTGTGGCGCGCATACGAGGGTGGAGCTGCTGACAGACCGGCTTCCGCGCCGGATCTCGGGGCCACTCAACGGGCTGATGCTGGCGGCTGGCTGCGGTTTCTGGGGCTTCGTCGCCTTTTCCGCCTATGAAGATGCTCTGAAACATGGCGCCCAGGGCGAAGTCACGCCGCTGCTCGATATTCCCGTCGCCCCGTTTCGCTGGCTCATGGTCGTGGCCCTCGGGCTGCTGATCGTCGTCCTCCTCTTTCGCGCCCTTCAGGCCGCTCTCGGACAGGAACCCACAGAATGA
- a CDS encoding CoA transferase codes for MSQLDGIRVVVLADRLVDLGARMLAELGAEVVLAQAGDGLTHERALAWRRGLATADEALPDLLAKADILLDDRRTETDRPEVDALAAANPSLVHVVATGFPQGDPRPVTDLTLMAESGLMHVTGTREAPPLRLPGEQAYALTGIQVATAALMGLAARRRIGKGQRITVSALQSAALANYREAVMYDWTGRIGTRKGNLLVRGSSGVRQVWPCADGFVTWSMVDNPGMMRAVVRQMEVEGAAGELSGIDWDSILVAETEQATIDRWQALVASFFAAHTRAELGGWSLEQGWGLSTIVTLPEVRDSAHLKARGLFRDGLPGPLFQTHPPVVPT; via the coding sequence ATGAGCCAGCTCGACGGGATCCGCGTGGTGGTGCTGGCAGACAGGCTGGTGGATCTTGGTGCCCGGATGCTGGCAGAGCTCGGGGCCGAGGTGGTGCTGGCGCAGGCGGGGGATGGGCTGACGCACGAGCGGGCTCTGGCGTGGCGCCGGGGTCTTGCAACCGCTGACGAGGCGCTGCCCGACCTTCTGGCCAAGGCCGATATCCTTCTGGATGACCGCCGCACCGAAACGGACCGCCCCGAGGTGGATGCCCTCGCCGCTGCAAACCCCTCGCTTGTCCATGTGGTCGCCACCGGCTTTCCGCAGGGCGACCCCCGCCCCGTGACCGACCTGACCCTGATGGCCGAATCCGGCCTGATGCATGTAACCGGAACCAGGGAGGCCCCGCCGCTGCGTCTGCCCGGAGAGCAGGCCTATGCGCTCACCGGCATTCAGGTGGCAACCGCCGCTTTGATGGGTCTCGCGGCACGTCGGCGCATCGGCAAGGGGCAGCGCATCACGGTTTCGGCGCTGCAATCCGCGGCTCTGGCCAATTACCGCGAGGCGGTGATGTACGATTGGACAGGTCGCATCGGCACCCGAAAGGGCAACCTACTGGTGCGCGGCAGCTCAGGAGTGCGGCAGGTCTGGCCCTGTGCGGACGGCTTCGTGACGTGGTCGATGGTCGACAACCCGGGCATGATGCGGGCCGTCGTGCGGCAGATGGAGGTCGAGGGTGCAGCCGGTGAACTCTCTGGTATCGACTGGGATAGCATCCTCGTGGCCGAGACCGAGCAGGCCACGATCGACAGGTGGCAGGCCCTCGTCGCGAGCTTCTTTGCCGCCCATACCCGGGCCGAACTCGGGGGGTGGTCCCTTGAGCAGGGCTGGGGCCTTTCGACAATTGTAACTCTGCCGGAGGTTCGCGACAGCGCGCACCTGAAGGCGCGCGGCCTGTTTCGCGACGGTCTGCCCGGCCCGCTGTTTCAAACCCATCCGCCCGTGGTGCCGACATGA
- a CDS encoding diguanylate cyclase, which produces MPGKVLIVDDVPTNRVALKVKLAAACYDVVASSTGQDIVSLVRTIRPRLVMLDADRPGAPGLAACRALRADEELSGIPIIASGAPAEGVARAELMRAALETGADAFLPKPIEETQLLARIRNLMRMREVSEELRLRDTTSRALGFAEEAEEFARPARIALVARDIATAQSWRDALASLLPHRISVLDRHSALNETTPALQDIYVIAADLRHEGDGLHLMSELRSRRWSRHAAALVVLSGPDPALAAMALDLGAADLIEAPVDGRELAVRLTTLVARKREHDRLRRRVRDGLKLAVTDSLTGLYNRRYALSHLARLSDRARETGKCFAVMVLDLDRFKLVNDRHGHAAGDMVLRAVARRISDNLRNVDMVARIGGEEFLVAMPDTTEEEARAAAHRLCRLIDAEPIALPGSAAAGRIRQTVSIGVAVGDGAGRTLVSGGEESNLALEAMIDKADKALLLSKAQGRNTVTLGRDAA; this is translated from the coding sequence CTGAAGGTCAAGCTCGCGGCGGCCTGCTACGATGTTGTGGCCAGCAGCACCGGGCAGGACATTGTGAGCCTCGTACGCACCATCCGACCGAGGCTGGTGATGCTCGACGCCGACCGTCCGGGCGCGCCGGGACTGGCGGCCTGCCGGGCCCTACGGGCCGACGAGGAGTTGAGCGGCATTCCCATCATCGCAAGCGGCGCCCCCGCCGAAGGTGTCGCCCGCGCCGAGTTGATGCGCGCTGCGCTGGAGACCGGGGCCGATGCCTTTCTGCCGAAACCCATCGAGGAAACCCAGTTGCTCGCCCGCATTCGCAACCTGATGCGAATGCGCGAGGTCTCCGAGGAGCTGAGGCTGCGCGATACCACCAGTCGCGCTCTCGGCTTTGCCGAGGAGGCAGAGGAGTTTGCCCGCCCGGCCCGGATTGCGCTGGTGGCGCGGGACATTGCCACCGCCCAGAGCTGGCGCGATGCTTTGGCCAGTCTTCTGCCCCATCGCATCAGCGTGCTCGACCGCCACTCCGCCCTCAATGAAACAACGCCTGCGCTACAGGACATCTATGTCATTGCTGCGGATCTGCGCCACGAGGGTGACGGGTTGCACCTGATGAGCGAACTGCGATCCCGGCGCTGGTCACGCCACGCCGCGGCCCTCGTCGTCCTGAGCGGCCCCGATCCGGCGCTCGCGGCGATGGCGCTCGACCTTGGGGCCGCCGACCTGATCGAGGCGCCGGTGGATGGGCGCGAACTGGCCGTGCGGCTCACCACACTCGTCGCCCGCAAACGCGAGCACGACCGGCTCCGTCGGCGCGTGCGCGACGGGCTGAAACTGGCGGTCACGGACTCGCTCACCGGCCTCTACAACCGGCGCTACGCGCTCTCGCACCTCGCCCGGCTCAGCGACCGCGCCCGCGAAACCGGAAAGTGCTTTGCGGTCATGGTGCTGGATCTCGACCGCTTCAAGCTGGTGAACGACAGGCACGGTCATGCGGCTGGTGACATGGTGCTGCGCGCCGTGGCCAGGCGGATCTCGGACAACCTGCGCAATGTCGACATGGTGGCGCGGATCGGCGGCGAGGAGTTTCTGGTGGCAATGCCCGACACCACTGAGGAAGAGGCCCGCGCCGCAGCCCACCGCCTTTGCCGCCTGATCGACGCCGAGCCCATCGCCCTGCCCGGCTCCGCAGCTGCCGGACGTATCCGGCAGACGGTGTCCATTGGCGTGGCTGTCGGGGATGGTGCGGGCCGCACGCTGGTGTCTGGCGGAGAAGAGAGCAACTTGGCCCTGGAGGCGATGATCGACAAGGCCGACAAGGCGCTTCTGCTGTCCAAGGCACAGGGCCGCAACACGGTGACCTTGGGGCGCGATGCGGCTTAG
- a CDS encoding TRAP transporter substrate-binding protein, whose amino-acid sequence MKLVSTLTAMTAALAALPAFAADFTLTYASPYTEAHPYGAADAEWIARIEEQTGGRVEITPYWGRSLITSREGVDELAAGVADMAYIAPIYARSGYDMNRLVPGMFYGYTEPKDVLDVYMKLWDEYPVFAEELGDVKVLGYNVGTPMHLLLREKPVESLEDLKGLRIRSAVDFIGPLAAYGAEGVTMPMTETYPALEKGVVDGVIAPYEALKSLSFAEVVGFYSELPHSRGAYPSRGINTAAWDKLPEDIQQVLMDNVEWLSLRTLELAQEAEDAGRAYGEEKGVVFNDVSDEMKTEYSTKFAPAMEEVAGKLDAEGKPGTEVLKAIRAAHGDAM is encoded by the coding sequence ATGAAACTTGTCAGCACCCTCACCGCCATGACCGCCGCACTGGCCGCGCTGCCTGCGTTCGCGGCCGATTTCACGCTCACCTACGCCTCGCCCTACACCGAGGCCCACCCCTACGGCGCGGCCGATGCCGAGTGGATCGCCCGGATCGAAGAGCAGACCGGCGGGCGGGTGGAGATCACCCCCTACTGGGGCCGCTCGCTGATCACCTCGCGCGAAGGGGTCGATGAGCTGGCCGCCGGGGTGGCCGACATGGCCTATATCGCCCCCATCTACGCCCGCTCCGGCTATGACATGAACCGCCTCGTGCCGGGCATGTTCTATGGCTACACCGAGCCCAAGGATGTGCTCGATGTCTACATGAAGCTCTGGGACGAATATCCTGTTTTCGCTGAAGAACTGGGCGATGTTAAAGTGCTCGGCTACAACGTTGGCACCCCGATGCACCTGCTGTTGCGCGAGAAGCCGGTCGAAAGCCTCGAAGACCTGAAAGGCCTGCGCATCCGCTCGGCGGTCGACTTCATCGGCCCGCTGGCGGCCTATGGCGCCGAGGGCGTGACAATGCCGATGACAGAAACCTATCCGGCGCTCGAAAAGGGCGTGGTCGACGGGGTAATCGCGCCCTATGAGGCGCTCAAATCCCTGAGCTTTGCAGAGGTCGTGGGGTTCTACTCCGAACTGCCCCACAGCCGCGGCGCCTATCCGAGCCGGGGCATCAACACAGCCGCCTGGGACAAGCTGCCCGAAGACATTCAGCAGGTGCTGATGGACAACGTCGAATGGCTCTCGCTGCGCACCCTCGAACTGGCGCAGGAGGCAGAGGACGCCGGCCGGGCCTATGGCGAGGAGAAGGGCGTGGTGTTCAACGACGTGTCGGACGAGATGAAGACCGAGTATTCCACCAAGTTCGCCCCGGCGATGGAGGAAGTGGCCGGCAAGCTCGACGCGGAAGGCAAGCCCGGCACCGAAGTGCTCAAAGCCATCCGCGCCGCCCACGGCGACGCGATGTAG
- a CDS encoding 2-hydroxyacyl-CoA dehydratase family protein, with protein MSCARDATGYQRDWLKGLRGKITAGEPFAFVNADTPHELFHFMDVPMVTNQWWSAVISAKQQAPYYFDFMEEEGFHAHLPRYSSLGLMAQIEGDTSRQPWGGLPAPALLCARASSDEHPRIFQRWAEETGAPLHLISAPAVPDPAPDWWSLARDDWEGFYGTARLDLVVSEMRELIVALEQLTGRRFDEAGFARYMEAIDRQEKILEEVSEMIAGAPRVPMGIGEQMPNVMIPQWHRGTDWALSHAGAFKSEVAGRIERGEGPCENERIRMMWIGAGLWFDTDFYRAFEESHGAVFAWSMYLPFAADGYIRASHGDPLRALAARVSAMNEQLHQPPWVNAWMVREAKRARIDVALMLIPEHDRFSGYGSLFAKKALEEAGVKVVEIWSDMVDPRKWNRAEAEAKVSEALEAL; from the coding sequence ATGAGCTGTGCCCGAGACGCCACCGGCTATCAACGCGACTGGCTCAAGGGTCTGCGCGGCAAGATCACCGCAGGCGAGCCCTTCGCCTTCGTGAATGCCGACACGCCTCATGAGCTGTTTCACTTCATGGACGTGCCGATGGTGACAAACCAGTGGTGGTCCGCGGTGATATCGGCCAAGCAGCAGGCGCCGTATTACTTTGATTTCATGGAGGAAGAGGGCTTTCACGCCCATCTGCCGCGCTACTCCTCCCTTGGCCTCATGGCGCAGATCGAGGGTGACACGTCGCGTCAGCCATGGGGTGGATTGCCCGCGCCTGCGCTTCTCTGCGCACGGGCATCGTCTGATGAGCACCCCCGCATCTTTCAACGCTGGGCCGAAGAAACCGGCGCCCCGCTGCACCTGATCTCGGCCCCCGCCGTGCCGGACCCTGCGCCCGACTGGTGGTCCCTGGCGCGAGACGATTGGGAGGGCTTCTACGGCACCGCCCGGCTGGATCTCGTGGTGTCGGAAATGCGAGAGCTGATCGTGGCGCTGGAGCAGCTCACAGGCCGGCGCTTTGATGAGGCTGGTTTCGCCCGCTACATGGAAGCCATTGACCGGCAGGAGAAAATTCTGGAGGAGGTCAGCGAGATGATCGCAGGCGCGCCGCGCGTGCCCATGGGGATCGGCGAGCAGATGCCCAACGTGATGATCCCGCAGTGGCATCGCGGCACCGACTGGGCGCTCTCTCATGCGGGTGCCTTCAAAAGCGAGGTTGCAGGCCGGATCGAGCGCGGCGAAGGGCCCTGTGAAAACGAGCGCATCCGCATGATGTGGATCGGCGCAGGCCTCTGGTTCGACACGGATTTCTACCGGGCCTTCGAAGAGAGCCACGGGGCGGTGTTCGCTTGGTCGATGTATCTTCCCTTCGCCGCCGATGGCTACATTCGTGCCAGCCACGGCGACCCGCTCAGGGCGCTCGCGGCCCGCGTCAGCGCGATGAACGAACAGCTCCATCAGCCGCCCTGGGTCAATGCCTGGATGGTCCGCGAAGCCAAGCGTGCCCGCATCGACGTGGCGCTGATGCTGATCCCCGAGCACGACCGCTTTTCCGGCTACGGCTCGCTCTTTGCGAAGAAGGCGCTGGAAGAAGCAGGCGTGAAGGTCGTCGAGATCTGGTCCGACATGGTGGACCCGCGCAAATGGAACCGTGCCGAGGCAGAGGCAAAGGTGTCGGAGGCGCTGGAGGCACTATGA
- a CDS encoding CaiB/BaiF CoA-transferase family protein: protein MTGTLAGLRVLDFSRLLPGPYCTWLMADQGAEVIRVENPRELAKQARVFGWDRLSPEQMARQRGRDMLARGKKSVMLDMGDPAAQKALRQLAASCDMVVEDYRPGVLDGLGLGYEDMAPNNKALVYVSLTLTGATGPLAGKPGHDPVALALSGVLSRCGEDPEAPGLPGIPAADIATGAHAAFAAMAAWHAAKATGQGRHVDVSMADCSMTMVANILSRHENPADAPPRGARRADLGLWKCADGKWICTTDMEPRYWARFCEAMGTPEFADAQMDASRRDEIREALASLFAAHPRSHWLALFERTETQFAPVNDVAEALAEPHFRARGMVVEVEAPGGALTQLGPPVRLGGEPRPTPAQLPGADTRTVLASLGLDAKAITALYGAPQKT from the coding sequence ATGACAGGCACCCTCGCTGGGCTTCGTGTGCTCGACTTTTCCCGGTTGCTGCCCGGCCCCTACTGCACGTGGCTGATGGCCGATCAGGGGGCGGAGGTGATCCGGGTCGAAAACCCTCGCGAGCTGGCCAAGCAGGCGAGGGTCTTTGGCTGGGACAGGCTCTCGCCCGAGCAGATGGCCCGACAACGCGGGCGCGACATGCTGGCACGCGGCAAGAAATCGGTGATGCTCGATATGGGCGATCCGGCGGCCCAGAAGGCGCTGCGCCAACTTGCGGCCAGCTGTGACATGGTGGTGGAAGACTATCGCCCGGGCGTGCTCGACGGCCTCGGGCTGGGTTATGAAGACATGGCGCCAAACAACAAGGCACTGGTCTACGTGAGCCTCACCCTCACCGGGGCCACCGGCCCGCTGGCGGGCAAACCGGGGCATGACCCTGTGGCACTCGCCCTGTCGGGCGTGCTCTCGCGCTGCGGAGAGGATCCGGAGGCTCCGGGGCTGCCCGGTATCCCCGCGGCCGATATCGCCACCGGCGCGCATGCCGCCTTTGCTGCCATGGCGGCCTGGCATGCCGCCAAGGCGACGGGGCAGGGGCGGCATGTGGATGTGTCGATGGCCGATTGCTCCATGACCATGGTGGCCAACATCCTGTCGCGCCACGAAAATCCTGCCGATGCCCCGCCACGCGGCGCCCGCCGGGCCGATCTTGGCCTTTGGAAATGCGCGGATGGCAAATGGATCTGCACCACCGACATGGAGCCGCGCTACTGGGCACGGTTCTGCGAGGCGATGGGCACGCCGGAGTTTGCCGATGCACAGATGGACGCCTCGCGTCGTGACGAGATCCGCGAGGCGCTCGCATCGCTCTTTGCGGCCCACCCGCGCAGTCACTGGCTCGCGCTCTTCGAGCGTACCGAAACCCAGTTTGCGCCGGTCAACGATGTCGCCGAAGCCCTTGCCGAGCCGCATTTTCGCGCCCGTGGCATGGTGGTGGAGGTCGAGGCCCCGGGCGGGGCGCTCACGCAGCTCGGCCCGCCGGTCCGGCTCGGTGGAGAGCCCCGGCCGACACCGGCACAGCTTCCCGGCGCGGATACCCGAACCGTGCTCGCCAGCCTCGGACTCGATGCAAAAGCCATTACCGCGCTTTACGGCGCTCCGCAGAAGACCTGA
- a CDS encoding CaiB/BaiF CoA-transferase family protein, producing the protein MQALTGLRIADFSWVGAGPRATKDLADNGAVVVKVESAKRLDLGRKSPPFARGERANPDASAFFAQTNTSKKSVTINLTEPEGQALARRLVAWADVVVENFGPGYMERIGLSWPELCKIKPGIILASVSVAGRTGPMSGFRGYGNSAAAHSGHADMTGWPGSEPHMPPYAYGDVVAPMFLTVAILSALEERERTGQGSWVDVSQIEPMAHVIADLFAGMPADKPANADPLMHPHGVFPCRGDDRWIAIACENDQQRAALTAVLGTGDLAEQTCEHDAFDLAERLASAGVPAAPVRDGKALSEHEALRAAGHFVEVEHAVLGPSAMPAPPMVMEATPHAVGPAPLLGEHNAEVFEGVLGMERAEVDRLKQAGVIA; encoded by the coding sequence ATGCAGGCTTTGACAGGGCTCAGGATCGCCGATTTCAGCTGGGTGGGGGCCGGACCGCGCGCCACCAAGGATCTGGCGGACAATGGCGCCGTGGTCGTGAAGGTCGAGAGCGCCAAGCGCCTCGATCTTGGCCGCAAGTCGCCACCCTTCGCGCGGGGCGAGCGAGCCAACCCGGATGCCTCGGCCTTCTTTGCCCAGACCAACACCTCCAAAAAAAGCGTCACCATCAATCTGACCGAACCGGAAGGGCAGGCGCTCGCACGGCGTCTGGTAGCATGGGCCGATGTGGTGGTGGAGAATTTCGGGCCGGGCTACATGGAGCGCATCGGCCTGAGCTGGCCGGAACTCTGCAAGATCAAACCGGGCATCATCCTTGCGTCCGTGTCAGTCGCCGGGCGCACCGGCCCGATGTCTGGCTTTCGCGGCTATGGCAACTCGGCCGCCGCGCACTCCGGCCACGCTGACATGACCGGCTGGCCAGGGTCGGAGCCGCACATGCCGCCCTATGCCTACGGCGATGTGGTGGCGCCCATGTTCCTGACGGTGGCGATCCTCTCGGCGCTCGAAGAGCGTGAGCGCACCGGGCAGGGGTCTTGGGTCGACGTCAGCCAGATCGAGCCCATGGCCCATGTGATTGCCGATCTCTTTGCCGGGATGCCCGCGGACAAGCCCGCCAATGCCGACCCGCTGATGCATCCGCACGGGGTGTTTCCCTGCCGAGGCGACGACCGCTGGATTGCCATTGCCTGCGAAAATGACCAGCAGCGGGCGGCGCTGACAGCGGTGTTGGGCACAGGCGACCTCGCGGAGCAGACCTGTGAGCACGATGCCTTCGATCTCGCCGAAAGGCTCGCATCTGCCGGCGTCCCTGCCGCCCCGGTACGCGACGGCAAGGCGCTTTCCGAACATGAGGCGTTGCGGGCGGCCGGCCACTTTGTGGAGGTCGAGCACGCGGTACTTGGACCTTCCGCCATGCCCGCGCCACCCATGGTGATGGAGGCCACCCCGCATGCCGTCGGCCCTGCGCCGCTGCTTGGGGAGCACAATGCGGAGGTGTTCGAGGGCGTTCTCGGGATGGAGCGCGCCGAGGTCGACCGATTGAAGCAGGCGGGGGTGATCGCATGA